One window of Rasiella rasia genomic DNA carries:
- the atpD gene encoding F0F1 ATP synthase subunit beta has protein sequence MAQVTGKVAQIIGPVVDVEFANGAELPKIYDSLAVDNHGNKLILEVQSHVGENTVRTISMDSTDGLSRGVDAVATGSPIQMPIGDAVYGRLFNVIGDAIDGIGDLPKEGENGLPIHREAPKFEDLSTSTEVLFTGIKVIDLIEPYAKGGKIGLFGGAGVGKTVLIQELINNIAKGHGGLSVFAGVGERTREGNDLLREMLESGIIKYGDEFLHSMEDGGWDLSKVDKTAMKESKATFVFGQMNEPPGARARVALSGLTIAEYFRDGAGDGQGKDVLFFVDNIFRFTQAGSEVSALLGRMPSAVGYQPTLATEMGAMQERITSTKKGSITSVQAVYVPADDLTDPAPATTFAHLDATTVLSRKIAELGIYPAVDPLDSTSRILTADILGAEHYDCAQRVKELLQRYKELQDIIAILGMEELSEEDKMAVNRARRVQRFLSQPFHVAEQFTGIPGVLVDIKETIKGFNMIMDGELDHLPEAAFNLKGSIEEAIEAGEKMLAES, from the coding sequence ATGGCACAAGTTACAGGAAAAGTTGCACAGATTATTGGCCCAGTAGTAGACGTTGAGTTTGCGAATGGAGCTGAACTTCCAAAAATTTACGACAGTCTAGCAGTAGACAACCACGGAAATAAATTAATTCTTGAAGTACAATCTCACGTTGGTGAAAACACGGTACGTACCATCTCTATGGATTCTACCGATGGTTTAAGTCGAGGTGTTGATGCTGTTGCAACAGGATCTCCTATACAAATGCCAATTGGCGACGCGGTATACGGTCGTCTTTTTAACGTAATTGGTGACGCGATTGATGGTATTGGTGATCTTCCAAAAGAGGGAGAGAATGGTTTACCTATTCACCGTGAGGCTCCAAAATTTGAAGATCTTTCTACGTCTACCGAAGTTTTGTTTACAGGTATTAAGGTAATCGACCTTATTGAGCCGTATGCAAAGGGTGGTAAAATTGGTCTATTTGGTGGTGCCGGTGTAGGTAAAACTGTATTGATTCAGGAATTAATTAACAACATTGCAAAAGGACACGGTGGTCTTTCTGTATTTGCAGGAGTAGGAGAACGTACACGTGAAGGAAATGACTTGTTGCGTGAGATGTTAGAATCTGGTATTATTAAGTACGGAGACGAATTCTTACACTCTATGGAAGACGGTGGTTGGGACCTTTCTAAGGTTGATAAGACTGCTATGAAAGAATCTAAAGCAACGTTTGTATTCGGACAAATGAACGAACCACCAGGAGCACGTGCGCGTGTTGCTTTGTCTGGTTTAACAATTGCAGAATATTTTCGTGATGGAGCAGGAGATGGTCAAGGAAAAGATGTACTTTTCTTCGTAGATAATATTTTCCGTTTTACACAAGCAGGTTCTGAGGTATCGGCTCTTTTAGGTCGTATGCCATCTGCGGTAGGATACCAACCAACATTAGCAACAGAAATGGGTGCCATGCAGGAGCGTATTACTTCTACTAAAAAAGGATCTATTACTTCTGTACAGGCGGTTTACGTACCTGCAGATGACCTTACCGATCCAGCACCAGCAACTACCTTTGCTCACTTAGATGCAACAACGGTACTATCTCGTAAAATTGCCGAGCTTGGTATTTATCCAGCGGTAGATCCGCTAGATTCTACATCACGTATCTTAACAGCAGATATCTTAGGTGCAGAGCACTACGATTGTGCACAACGTGTAAAAGAGTTGTTACAGCGCTACAAAGAATTACAAGACATTATTGCCATCTTAGGTATGGAAGAATTATCTGAAGAAGATAAAATGGCTGTAAACCGTGCACGTCGTGTACAGCGTTTCTTATCACAACCTTTCCACGTGGCAGAGCAGTTTACAGGTATTCCGGGAGTATTGGTAGATATTAAAGAAACAATTAAAGGATTTAATATGATTATGGACGGGGAGTTAGATCACCTTCCAGAAGCAGCTTTTAACTTGAAAGGTTCTATTGAAGAAGCTATCGAGGCAGGAGAGAAAATGCTTGCAGAATCATAA
- a CDS encoding aminotransferase class IV, with protein sequence MLQKQNPKNNSLQVYVKDGLYPRSEAKVSVFDSVVQGGDAVWEGLRVYPEGIVCLDKHLTRLEESAKTLAFVDIPSKDTVKKAIKMTLDANGMDNDTHIRLTLTRGEKITSGMDPRLNQAGSCLIVLAEWKPLVYDNTSGIKVLSTSQRRNAPQFLDSKIHHNNLLNNIIAKIQANVAGKDAGLMLDERGFVAELNGSNLFMVKDGMVFTPFAHACLPGITRATVMELCSKNDIRISEADITLSQLYNADGVFATGTMGELTPVVEIDGRAIAKENELQQRIINLFSKNIRTFCEPL encoded by the coding sequence ATGTTACAAAAGCAAAATCCAAAAAATAATTCGCTACAGGTATATGTGAAAGATGGTCTATATCCGCGTTCTGAAGCTAAAGTATCTGTTTTTGACAGTGTAGTTCAGGGAGGAGATGCTGTTTGGGAAGGGTTACGTGTATATCCTGAGGGTATTGTTTGTTTAGATAAGCATCTTACAAGACTTGAGGAAAGTGCTAAAACCTTGGCTTTTGTAGACATTCCTTCTAAAGATACAGTGAAGAAAGCTATTAAAATGACCTTAGATGCCAACGGCATGGACAACGATACACATATTAGGCTTACACTTACCCGTGGTGAGAAGATTACAAGCGGTATGGACCCAAGGCTAAATCAGGCGGGCTCTTGTCTTATTGTTTTAGCCGAGTGGAAGCCTTTGGTGTATGATAATACCAGCGGTATAAAAGTATTGAGTACAAGTCAGCGTAGAAACGCTCCGCAGTTTTTAGATAGTAAAATACACCATAACAACTTGCTTAACAATATAATTGCTAAAATTCAGGCAAATGTGGCAGGGAAAGATGCGGGTCTTATGTTAGATGAGCGTGGCTTTGTGGCAGAGCTTAACGGAAGTAATCTTTTTATGGTAAAAGACGGTATGGTTTTTACGCCTTTTGCCCATGCATGTTTGCCAGGTATTACTCGAGCAACTGTTATGGAGCTCTGCTCGAAAAATGACATTCGCATATCGGAAGCAGATATTACGCTTTCACAGCTGTATAATGCAGATGGGGTATTTGCTACAGGCACAATGGGAGAGTTAACACCAGTAGTAGAGATTGATGGAAGGGCAATAGCAAAAGAAAATGAGCTGCAGCAGCGAATCATAAACTTGTTTTCTAAGAACATTCGTACGTTTTGTGAGCCTTTGTAA
- a CDS encoding sulfotransferase-like domain-containing protein yields MKVINLISGPRNLSTAIMYSFAQREDVAVLDEPFYGFYLANAAVAVAHPSATEIVEKMELDEANVIRLIHKISEVKNVFIKGMAHHYLSAAPDFILKWDNIILIRHPEKLLASFSKVIENPTIDDIGIKKASELFTYLKSAGKTPLVIDSDALLVHPEAYLEKICISLEIPFTERMLSWKKGGIPEDGIWAKHWYKNVHNSEGFSVQKTSSQQMPERLQPVLTEAMKYYNTLKQYIL; encoded by the coding sequence GTGAAAGTAATCAACCTCATTTCTGGTCCTAGAAATCTTTCTACGGCTATTATGTATAGTTTCGCACAACGGGAAGATGTTGCTGTCTTAGACGAGCCATTTTATGGTTTTTATTTGGCAAATGCAGCGGTTGCTGTCGCCCACCCTTCGGCAACAGAAATAGTCGAAAAAATGGAGCTAGACGAGGCGAATGTTATTAGGCTTATCCATAAAATTTCGGAAGTAAAAAATGTATTTATAAAAGGTATGGCGCATCATTACTTAAGTGCCGCGCCCGATTTTATTTTGAAATGGGACAATATTATTTTAATTCGGCATCCCGAGAAATTGTTGGCTTCTTTTTCTAAAGTTATTGAGAATCCTACCATAGATGATATTGGCATTAAAAAAGCTTCAGAACTATTTACCTATTTGAAATCTGCAGGAAAAACTCCCTTGGTGATTGATAGCGATGCCCTGCTTGTTCATCCCGAGGCATATCTAGAGAAAATTTGCATATCCTTGGAGATTCCTTTTACAGAGCGTATGCTTTCTTGGAAAAAGGGCGGAATACCAGAAGATGGTATATGGGCGAAGCACTGGTATAAAAATGTTCACAACTCTGAAGGTTTTTCTGTACAGAAAACAAGCAGCCAGCAAATGCCAGAACGATTGCAGCCTGTGCTTACGGAAGCTATGAAATATTATAATACTCTAAAACAGTATATACTTTAA
- the glmS gene encoding glutamine--fructose-6-phosphate transaminase (isomerizing), producing MCGIVGYIGKREAYPIIINGLKRLEYRGYDSAGIALYDGTKIQLSKTKGKVADLEARVAEEIATNGSLGIGHTRWATHGVPNDVNSHPHYSNSGDLVIIHNGIIENYASIKKELINRGYKFNSDTDTEVLVNLIEEIKKKEGVKLGKAVQIALNQVVGAYAIAVFDKNKPDEIVVAKLGSPLAIGIGEDEFFVASDATPFIEFTNNAIYLEDEEMAIIRRGRDVKVRKIKGDNLVDPYVQELKLNIEQIEKGGYDHFMLKEIYEQPSVIKDTYRGRLLADKGIVKLGGLEDYIEKFTNANRIIIVACGTSWHAGLVAEYTFEDLARIPVEVEYASEFRYRNPIITEKDVVIAISQSGETADTLAAIKLAKEKGAFVYGVCNVVGSTISRETHSGTYTHAGPEIGVASTKAFTTQITVLTMIALRLAKAKGTISQRDYMEHLQELDAIPAKVEEALQGDDKIKEIAAKYKDASNFLYLGRGYNFPVALEGALKLKEISYIHAEGYPAAEMKHGPIALIDEQMPVVVIAVNSNHYEKVVSNIEEIKARKGKIIAVVTEGDTQVKELADYIMEVPKTPETLSPLVTTIPLQLLSYHIAVMLDKNVDQPRNLAKSVTVE from the coding sequence ATGTGCGGCATTGTAGGCTATATAGGTAAGAGAGAAGCATACCCGATTATTATAAACGGATTGAAAAGATTAGAGTATCGCGGATACGACAGTGCTGGAATTGCGCTGTACGACGGTACTAAAATTCAATTAAGTAAAACCAAAGGAAAAGTAGCCGATCTAGAAGCTCGTGTGGCAGAAGAAATTGCCACAAACGGAAGTCTTGGTATTGGTCATACACGTTGGGCTACTCACGGGGTGCCTAACGATGTAAATTCTCATCCTCATTATAGCAATAGCGGTGACCTCGTTATTATTCACAACGGAATTATAGAAAACTACGCTTCTATTAAGAAGGAGCTTATAAATAGAGGATACAAATTTAATAGTGATACCGATACTGAAGTATTGGTTAACCTTATTGAAGAGATTAAAAAGAAAGAAGGTGTAAAGCTTGGTAAGGCGGTGCAAATTGCCCTTAACCAGGTTGTGGGTGCATATGCAATTGCCGTGTTCGATAAAAACAAACCAGACGAAATAGTAGTTGCTAAACTAGGAAGTCCGTTGGCAATAGGTATTGGTGAAGACGAATTTTTTGTGGCTAGTGATGCTACGCCATTTATTGAGTTTACCAATAATGCCATCTATTTAGAAGATGAAGAAATGGCGATTATTCGTCGTGGAAGAGATGTTAAGGTGCGTAAAATTAAAGGAGATAATCTTGTAGATCCTTACGTGCAGGAACTGAAGCTTAATATTGAACAAATTGAAAAAGGCGGTTACGATCACTTTATGCTGAAAGAGATCTATGAACAACCTTCGGTAATTAAAGACACCTATCGCGGACGTTTGTTGGCAGATAAAGGAATTGTAAAGCTTGGTGGTTTAGAAGATTATATCGAAAAGTTTACCAACGCAAACCGCATTATTATTGTAGCCTGCGGTACTTCGTGGCATGCAGGGTTGGTAGCAGAATATACTTTTGAAGACCTAGCAAGAATCCCGGTTGAAGTAGAATATGCTTCTGAATTTAGATACAGAAACCCAATTATTACTGAAAAAGATGTGGTTATTGCCATTTCTCAAAGTGGTGAGACAGCAGATACCTTAGCAGCTATTAAATTAGCAAAAGAAAAAGGTGCGTTTGTTTATGGCGTATGTAACGTAGTGGGTTCTACCATTTCAAGAGAAACGCATAGTGGCACTTATACGCACGCAGGACCAGAGATTGGTGTTGCTTCTACCAAAGCGTTTACTACACAAATTACAGTACTTACAATGATTGCCTTACGATTGGCGAAGGCCAAAGGAACCATTTCTCAGAGAGATTATATGGAGCACTTACAAGAGTTGGATGCTATTCCTGCCAAAGTAGAAGAAGCGCTTCAGGGTGATGATAAAATAAAAGAAATAGCAGCTAAGTATAAAGATGCCTCTAACTTTTTGTACTTAGGAAGAGGATACAACTTCCCAGTAGCTTTAGAAGGAGCGTTAAAACTCAAGGAGATTTCATATATCCATGCAGAAGGTTACCCTGCCGCAGAAATGAAGCACGGCCCTATTGCACTTATCGATGAGCAAATGCCTGTTGTGGTAATTGCAGTAAATAGTAATCACTACGAAAAGGTAGTGAGTAATATTGAAGAGATTAAAGCCAGAAAAGGTAAAATTATTGCCGTGGTAACTGAGGGTGATACACAGGTTAAAGAGCTGGCAGATTACATCATGGAAGTTCCAAAAACACCAGAGACTTTAAGTCCGTTGGTTACAACCATACCACTACAATTATTGTCGTATCATATTGCTGTTATGCTAGATAAAAATGTAGATCAGCCGCGTAATCTAGCAAAATCTGTTACAGTAGAGTAA
- a CDS encoding DUF4270 domain-containing protein: MAILVVIVVFASCEEDFNTIGSDIVDQNFTSELFDESEIVSYSRKLLPVQTSALPAYQLGVYNDPVYGESRINLLSQVTLDATDPDFGDCTQLDSVVLYLPFFSTATTVDSITTYETDSIFGGDPINITIYESKFFLRDLDPETSFEEPQNYYSNQGQTFDDFIGNKLATIVDFVPSSDGIVLNDTTTLPPGLRVKLPNDFFQRRIIDQEGETTLINNNNFRDHLRGIYFKVENSTGNGSSFIFDILDGDNDPSNDARIDLFYTYKTLTGETCEETTQDPIEAIARLNFDAVSVNTFENDLNPAIASHLANPNINEGEENLYIRGGDGIISVIELFGEDIDGNGVADQLEFLREQGWLINEANLIFYVNQDIVAGGDDEPDRIIIYDLGNDSFLTDVALDPTSAEEDFEAFTDHFGPLERGSDDTGEFYKLRITNHVSNLINQDSTNVPLGVIVSQNVANFNFQDLENSQAPGIDNVPASAVISPKGTVLYGNKAVNEAKRLKLQIFYTEPN, from the coding sequence ATGGCAATTTTAGTCGTAATTGTGGTTTTCGCCTCTTGTGAAGAAGACTTCAATACAATTGGATCAGACATAGTAGATCAGAATTTTACATCAGAGCTTTTCGACGAAAGTGAGATTGTATCGTATAGTAGAAAATTATTGCCGGTACAAACAAGTGCTTTGCCTGCATATCAACTAGGTGTCTATAACGACCCAGTATACGGCGAGTCTAGAATAAACCTACTAAGTCAGGTAACACTAGATGCAACAGATCCTGATTTTGGCGATTGTACTCAACTAGATAGTGTTGTGTTGTACCTTCCGTTTTTTAGTACTGCAACTACCGTAGACTCTATTACTACCTATGAAACAGATTCTATTTTTGGAGGTGACCCAATTAACATCACAATTTATGAATCTAAATTCTTTCTTAGAGATTTAGACCCAGAGACAAGCTTCGAAGAACCACAGAACTATTATTCAAATCAGGGGCAAACTTTCGATGACTTCATAGGAAATAAATTGGCAACAATTGTAGATTTTGTACCAAGCTCCGATGGAATCGTGCTTAACGATACAACAACATTGCCTCCAGGATTACGAGTGAAACTTCCAAACGACTTTTTTCAGCGTCGCATTATAGACCAAGAAGGTGAAACAACATTAATTAACAATAATAACTTTAGAGATCACCTAAGAGGTATTTACTTTAAGGTAGAGAATTCTACCGGAAATGGAAGCTCATTTATATTCGATATTCTAGACGGAGATAATGATCCTTCAAATGATGCGCGAATAGATTTGTTCTATACGTATAAAACCTTAACGGGGGAGACCTGTGAAGAAACTACACAAGACCCTATTGAAGCAATTGCTCGACTTAACTTTGATGCGGTAAGTGTGAATACTTTTGAAAACGATTTAAACCCTGCTATTGCAAGCCATTTAGCTAATCCAAATATTAATGAAGGCGAAGAAAACTTGTACATACGAGGAGGTGACGGGATTATTTCGGTTATTGAACTGTTTGGCGAAGATATAGATGGAAATGGCGTAGCAGATCAATTAGAGTTTCTGCGTGAACAAGGCTGGCTTATTAATGAGGCTAACCTTATCTTTTATGTGAATCAAGATATCGTTGCAGGTGGAGATGATGAGCCGGATAGAATTATTATATACGACTTAGGAAATGATTCTTTCTTAACAGATGTCGCGCTAGATCCTACTTCGGCAGAAGAAGATTTTGAAGCGTTTACCGATCATTTTGGTCCGTTAGAACGTGGCTCTGATGATACTGGGGAATTTTACAAGCTTAGAATCACCAACCATGTTAGCAACTTAATAAATCAGGATTCAACCAATGTTCCTTTGGGAGTGATTGTTTCTCAGAATGTTGCAAACTTTAATTTTCAAGACTTAGAGAACTCACAAGCACCTGGAATCGATAACGTTCCAGCATCGGCTGTTATTTCACCAAAAGGCACTGTGCTTTACGGTAACAAAGCAGTGAACGAAGCTAAACGTTTAAAACTTCAGATTTTCTATACAGAACCTAATTAA
- a CDS encoding glycogen/starch synthase, with amino-acid sequence MKDKRILYVSSEVVPYLPETEISSMSFETPRMVNSKGGQIRIFMPRYGNINERRHQLHEVIRLSGMNLVINDMDMPLIIKVASIPKERMQVYFIDNEEYFKRKATYADENGKLFPDNDERAIFFAKGVIETVKKLNWSPDIIHVHGWLASFLPLYLRNYYSNEPLFENSKIVTSVYNQGFEGTLDLKVTDKMTFDGIAEDKIEALKNPDYTSVMKVAIENSDAVIVNSEEIPQTLKDYVETIDKPVLPYQSAETIQDAYLDFYQNKVLAE; translated from the coding sequence ATGAAAGATAAGAGAATCTTGTATGTGTCTTCTGAAGTAGTTCCCTATCTCCCAGAGACCGAGATTTCTTCCATGTCGTTTGAGACCCCTAGAATGGTCAATAGTAAAGGTGGGCAGATTCGAATTTTTATGCCTCGCTATGGAAATATTAATGAGCGTAGACATCAATTACACGAAGTAATTCGCCTTTCAGGAATGAACTTGGTGATTAATGATATGGATATGCCTCTTATTATTAAAGTAGCCTCTATACCGAAAGAGCGTATGCAGGTATACTTTATAGATAATGAAGAGTATTTTAAGCGAAAAGCTACGTACGCAGATGAAAACGGTAAACTGTTTCCAGATAATGACGAGCGTGCTATTTTCTTTGCAAAAGGAGTTATTGAAACCGTGAAAAAATTAAACTGGTCTCCAGATATTATTCATGTACACGGTTGGTTAGCTTCATTTTTGCCACTTTACTTAAGAAATTATTATAGCAACGAACCATTGTTTGAAAATAGTAAAATTGTTACCTCTGTATACAATCAAGGCTTTGAAGGAACGTTAGACCTAAAGGTAACTGATAAAATGACCTTTGACGGTATTGCTGAAGATAAAATTGAGGCTTTGAAAAATCCAGATTACACAAGCGTAATGAAAGTGGCAATAGAAAATTCTGACGCCGTGATTGTGAATTCTGAAGAAATACCTCAGACACTTAAAGATTACGTTGAAACCATCGACAAACCAGTACTGCCATACCAAAGTGCTGAAACCATCCAAGACGCATATTTAGATTTTTACCAAAACAAAGTGTTGGCCGAATAG
- the panC gene encoding pantoate--beta-alanine ligase: MKIYHTTQGLRKKLDQLPATSSIGFVPTMGALHQGHVSLVKTALKENSQVVVSIFVNPTQFDNATDLQKYPRTIEEDASLLEKTSSHIIVFAPTPAEIYGNNIVSKAYNFDGLENEMEGKHREGHFDGVGTVLNHLFRIVTPAKAYFGEKDFQQLQIVRSLVKIEKLPVQIVGCPILREKSGLAMSSRNARLTNVQRREAAFIFKTLTTIKENFNHKSIPALTRMAEEAFRKNPHLRLEYFEIAHANTLKTAKRKQKNAPYRAFVAAFSGEVRLIDNMALT, from the coding sequence ATGAAAATATACCATACCACTCAAGGCCTGCGAAAAAAACTAGACCAACTTCCGGCTACATCATCTATTGGCTTTGTACCAACTATGGGTGCCCTACACCAAGGTCATGTTTCGCTGGTTAAAACTGCCTTAAAAGAGAATAGCCAAGTGGTGGTTAGTATATTTGTAAATCCCACTCAGTTTGACAATGCCACAGACCTTCAAAAATACCCGCGTACCATAGAAGAAGATGCTTCTTTGCTAGAAAAAACATCCTCGCATATCATTGTATTTGCACCAACCCCTGCTGAAATTTATGGTAACAACATCGTTTCTAAAGCGTATAACTTTGACGGACTAGAAAACGAGATGGAAGGAAAACATAGAGAAGGTCATTTTGACGGGGTAGGCACAGTACTTAATCACTTATTTCGAATTGTTACACCTGCAAAAGCATACTTTGGCGAAAAGGATTTTCAGCAACTCCAAATTGTTCGAAGCTTGGTGAAGATAGAAAAACTCCCTGTTCAGATCGTTGGTTGCCCAATTTTAAGAGAAAAGAGCGGACTTGCCATGAGTTCGCGTAATGCCAGGCTAACTAATGTTCAGCGACGTGAAGCAGCGTTTATCTTTAAAACACTCACAACCATAAAAGAAAATTTTAATCACAAATCAATTCCTGCGCTCACAAGAATGGCCGAAGAAGCATTCAGAAAAAACCCACATCTCCGTTTAGAATATTTCGAAATTGCACATGCAAACACACTCAAAACAGCCAAGCGGAAACAAAAAAATGCCCCCTATAGAGCTTTTGTGGCAGCTTTTTCTGGTGAAGTACGCCTTATAGATAACATGGCGCTTACTTAA
- the panD gene encoding aspartate 1-decarboxylase, with protein MQIHVVKSKIHRVKVTGADLNYIGSITIDEDLLDAANIVEGEKVQIVNNNNGERLETYAIPGPRGSGEITLNGAAARKVAPGDILILITYAIMDVAAAKTFKPALVFPNEENNLLT; from the coding sequence ATGCAAATTCATGTAGTAAAATCTAAGATTCACAGAGTGAAGGTAACGGGTGCCGACTTAAATTATATTGGCAGTATTACCATTGATGAAGACCTATTAGACGCCGCAAATATTGTGGAAGGAGAAAAGGTGCAAATTGTAAACAACAATAACGGTGAGCGCCTAGAAACCTATGCCATTCCTGGCCCAAGAGGCAGTGGAGAAATCACTTTAAATGGTGCAGCGGCAAGAAAAGTTGCGCCTGGCGATATCCTTATCTTAATAACATACGCCATTATGGACGTGGCTGCTGCCAAAACCTTTAAACCGGCGCTGGTATTTCCAAACGAAGAAAACAACCTCCTTACCTAA
- a CDS encoding lysylphosphatidylglycerol synthase transmembrane domain-containing protein, which translates to MNKSVSKFLSIALPLALGVFLIWYIFNKFSAEQLDELVFHFKSANYGYVILSVVLSVLSHFIRAYRWNFLLQPLGYFPKLANNFMAVSVAYLMNLFIPKSGEVSRALVLTKYEDVPFDKGFGTVISERIIDLVLLLFFIGLSLALQFDVLYAYLVEVVPVKKLLLILGAAVLLLLVFIGFLKYSKSKLSVKINTLISGLKEGILSIAHMKKKGQFIFWSVTIWILYLASFYVATQALDATSNISLGIIITTFVVGSFTFGFTNSGFGTYPAAIMGILLIFGIAETVGTALGWIVWTSHMIYIIASGGISFLALPFYNRHKTTAKG; encoded by the coding sequence GTGAACAAATCTGTATCCAAATTTTTAAGCATCGCCCTACCACTCGCGTTAGGGGTGTTTTTAATATGGTATATTTTCAATAAATTTTCAGCAGAGCAGTTAGACGAGTTAGTATTTCACTTTAAAAGCGCTAATTATGGATATGTAATCCTGTCTGTTGTTTTAAGCGTACTAAGCCATTTTATAAGAGCATATCGCTGGAATTTTCTATTACAACCCCTTGGTTATTTTCCGAAACTAGCCAACAATTTTATGGCGGTTTCTGTAGCGTATTTAATGAATCTTTTTATTCCGAAAAGCGGCGAAGTTTCGCGTGCCTTAGTACTTACAAAATACGAAGACGTGCCATTTGACAAGGGCTTTGGTACTGTGATTTCTGAACGAATTATAGACCTCGTGCTGTTGCTATTTTTTATCGGACTTTCACTCGCATTACAATTTGACGTTTTATATGCCTACCTCGTCGAGGTGGTTCCTGTAAAAAAGCTCCTGCTTATCTTAGGTGCAGCAGTTCTTTTATTACTGGTATTTATTGGTTTTCTGAAATATTCTAAAAGTAAACTTAGCGTTAAAATAAACACACTAATTTCTGGGTTAAAAGAAGGAATATTGAGCATTGCACATATGAAGAAAAAAGGGCAATTTATATTCTGGAGTGTGACTATATGGATTCTTTATCTCGCCTCATTTTATGTTGCCACACAAGCCCTTGATGCAACCTCCAATATTTCGTTGGGTATTATAATTACCACATTTGTAGTAGGTAGTTTCACCTTTGGATTTACCAACAGTGGCTTTGGCACCTACCCTGCAGCTATTATGGGTATTTTACTCATTTTTGGAATTGCTGAAACCGTAGGTACTGCACTTGGATGGATTGTATGGACCAGTCATATGATTTATATTATTGCCTCTGGAGGTATCTCTTTTCTAGCACTACCATTCTACAATAGACATAAGACCACAGCAAAAGGTTAA
- a CDS encoding alpha/beta hydrolase, whose amino-acid sequence MKRLLLLSACFFISLTTLAQSKIIYEEFASTRLDETRKLKIQLPRDYEENTEKVYPIIVVLDANYLFEPVAGNVDYFSYWEDMPESIVVGIMQGDSRYDDGAYDDVNFMPEDKGADFFEFIGLELLPYIDNNFRTAQFTIAVGHDFTANFINYYLFKDPPLFNGYINLSPDLAPMMAERIPERIPAITTKTFYYLATGTDDIKDLMELTIELDAALKPLKSDNFDYHFDNFDGATHYSLVARAIPSALEKMFSVYRPISKQEFSEKLLKMDTPISQYLLDKYKVIEDLFGLTNPIRVNDFVATATAAEKKKQWESLRTIASLAQKQYPDTVLGDYYMGLALEGLGEPKKAMRTFQGAFDKEEVDFITIDLMLEKADKIKEDFGY is encoded by the coding sequence ATGAAACGTCTATTATTACTTTCAGCTTGCTTTTTTATATCCCTTACTACACTTGCACAATCTAAAATAATATATGAAGAGTTTGCGTCTACCAGATTAGACGAAACTAGAAAGCTGAAAATTCAGTTACCAAGAGATTACGAAGAAAACACAGAAAAAGTATACCCGATTATTGTGGTGTTAGATGCCAACTATCTCTTTGAACCCGTAGCAGGAAACGTAGATTATTTTAGCTACTGGGAAGATATGCCCGAGAGCATTGTTGTAGGTATTATGCAAGGCGATTCTCGTTATGACGACGGCGCTTATGACGATGTAAACTTCATGCCAGAAGACAAAGGAGCCGATTTTTTTGAGTTTATTGGATTAGAATTGCTACCCTATATAGACAATAATTTTAGAACCGCCCAATTTACCATTGCGGTTGGTCATGATTTTACCGCGAACTTCATTAACTACTATCTTTTTAAAGACCCACCACTGTTTAACGGTTATATTAATCTAAGTCCAGATTTAGCGCCAATGATGGCAGAACGTATTCCAGAACGTATTCCGGCAATTACCACAAAAACATTCTACTATTTGGCAACTGGAACAGATGATATAAAAGATCTTATGGAGCTAACCATAGAGCTAGACGCTGCATTAAAGCCATTGAAAAGCGATAATTTCGACTATCATTTCGATAATTTTGACGGCGCTACACATTACTCCCTTGTGGCACGTGCAATTCCTTCGGCATTAGAAAAAATGTTCTCTGTGTATCGTCCCATTAGCAAACAAGAGTTTAGCGAAAAACTCCTGAAAATGGACACGCCTATAAGTCAGTATTTACTAGACAAATACAAGGTAATTGAAGATCTTTTTGGACTTACAAACCCAATTCGAGTAAACGATTTTGTTGCTACTGCCACCGCTGCCGAAAAGAAAAAGCAATGGGAATCGCTACGAACTATAGCATCACTCGCTCAAAAGCAATATCCAGACACGGTATTAGGTGACTATTATATGGGACTTGCTCTAGAAGGTTTGGGAGAGCCAAAAAAAGCAATGCGTACATTTCAGGGTGCATTTGACAAAGAAGAAGTAGATTTTATCACTATCGATTTAATGCTTGAGAAAGCTGATAAGATTAAAGAAGATTTCGGATACTAA